Proteins from a single region of Pseudopedobacter saltans DSM 12145:
- a CDS encoding N-acetylmuramoyl-L-alanine amidase — protein MRTIKYLVVHCTATPHNTTIASIMNYWKTVLGWKNPGYHYMIKADGEIVNTFPIEQISNGVAGFNSVSIHIAYIGGIDAKGKAVDNRTPAQVASQIKLLKELKARFPNAEIKGHRDFPNVKKECPCFDVKTWLKTITLLIALCICLTGCKVSRNSQSDKNSSYKSETTTEKAEEKATTSKESDAWRLGNAYKVKGYTLFDFVGKINTDGSLEGSASSAIYSSQEQNHSEEKQSSKEQTKILKRTVKETKLVTKQVTITKTVAKTVTQNIPWWVWFAGAVAIVTALFLQPQSLIVKLKNLIK, from the coding sequence ATGAGAACAATTAAATACTTGGTTGTCCATTGTACGGCTACGCCTCATAATACTACCATAGCTAGTATTATGAACTACTGGAAGACGGTTTTGGGCTGGAAAAACCCCGGCTATCATTACATGATAAAAGCTGATGGCGAAATAGTAAACACGTTTCCGATTGAGCAAATCAGTAATGGTGTGGCAGGTTTCAACAGCGTGAGTATCCATATTGCTTATATAGGTGGTATTGATGCAAAAGGCAAAGCGGTTGATAACAGAACACCAGCGCAGGTAGCCTCGCAAATTAAACTATTAAAGGAATTAAAAGCCAGGTTTCCGAATGCGGAAATAAAAGGACATCGTGATTTCCCTAACGTGAAAAAGGAATGCCCTTGTTTTGACGTGAAAACATGGCTTAAAACAATAACATTACTAATCGCCCTGTGCATCTGCCTTACTGGGTGTAAGGTGAGCCGAAATAGTCAGTCAGATAAAAATAGCTCTTACAAGAGTGAAACCACTACTGAAAAAGCCGAGGAAAAGGCAACCACCAGTAAAGAGAGTGATGCATGGCGATTGGGTAATGCTTACAAAGTCAAAGGTTATACCCTGTTTGATTTTGTAGGAAAGATAAATACCGATGGCAGTTTGGAAGGCTCGGCCAGCTCTGCCATTTACAGCTCGCAGGAGCAAAACCATAGCGAGGAAAAGCAGAGCAGCAAAGAGCAAACTAAGATTTTAAAAAGAACGGTGAAAGAGACCAAGCTTGTAACCAAGCAGGTAACTATCACCAAGACGGTGGCTAAGACAGTCACCCAAAATATACCGTGGTGGGTTTGGTTTGCAGGTGCGGTTGCTATAGTAACCGCCCTGTTCTTACAACCGCAATCATTAATTGTAAAACTTAAAAATCTCATAAAATGA
- a CDS encoding phage holin family protein yields MKNFFDRLLLSFDYGSFGEFAFSLNPSSKYLHATTTGGILSAIAVIVNRLFGLDEFAFYVLLSGFVIELGSGLIASIIKREPIESFKVTRFSIKAVCYLLLIALPYVFSVNFEAQGKVAATTVFDWLYLFFLCQIVWELLISIVENVAVIVGKDKTHWIKKLQDKLLDLFTSNRDENN; encoded by the coding sequence ATGAAAAACTTCTTTGATAGGCTTCTGCTAAGCTTCGACTATGGTTCTTTTGGTGAGTTTGCATTCAGTCTGAATCCCAGCTCTAAATATTTACACGCAACTACTACGGGAGGCATACTAAGCGCAATCGCTGTTATTGTTAACCGATTGTTTGGACTGGATGAATTTGCCTTTTATGTGCTATTGTCCGGGTTCGTTATCGAACTAGGTAGCGGTCTTATAGCATCCATAATTAAGAGAGAGCCGATTGAAAGTTTCAAGGTTACCAGATTCTCTATCAAAGCAGTTTGCTACCTGCTCCTTATTGCCTTGCCTTATGTGTTCTCGGTCAATTTCGAGGCACAGGGCAAAGTAGCTGCTACAACTGTATTCGACTGGTTATACCTCTTTTTCTTATGCCAGATAGTTTGGGAGTTGCTGATCAGTATTGTGGAAAACGTGGCGGTAATAGTAGGTAAGGACAAAACACATTGGATTAAAAAGCTACAGGATAAACTTCTTGATCTATTCACCAGCAACAGAGATGAGAACAATTAA